The Undibacterium cyanobacteriorum genomic sequence AGGGCAACGTCAGTGATTACAAGGCGATCGTCTGTCTCTTTATGTACGGCGCTAACGATCACGCTAACACGGTGCTCGCCACCGATACGACTTCATGGACCCAATACACGACCGTACGGACCACTGCTGAAGCGGGTTCGATAGCATTGCCCGCGGTTGGCACCAATGGAGGCGTGCTTCCAATTACACCAAGCACCCCACAAGTCGGTCGAAGCTTTGGACTACACCCTAGCTTGACGGATCTAAAAACACTCTTCGACAACAAGCGCGCGGCAATTATTGCCAACGTTGGCCCACTGATTGTGCCAACCACGCTCACGCAATATCAAAAGGCAACAGTTCCACTGCCGCCCAAACTTTTTTCGCACAATGACCAACAAAGTCTATGGCAAGCCTACGCGCCAGAAGGTGCTTCGTATGGTTGGGGTGGCCGCATGGGGGACTTATTAGCTGCTAATAATAGTAATCCTATTTTTACGGCGATTTCCACGTCCGGTAATGCTGTATTTTTATCCGGCCGCAACATCATTCAGTATCAAGTCAGCGCATCTGGAGCAACACCAATAACAGGCCTTTCTGGCACCCTGTATGGATCATCTACCGCTGGAAGTACTTTACGTTCGGTGATCACGGGCGACACGGCTAACTACTTTCAAAAGGAACACGCGGCTGTCACAAATCGAGCAATCAACGCACAAGCGCTTTTGGGACCGTCAATGGCGGTCGCAGGCCCCAACGGTGTTCCAAACCCTGGCCAATACACCAATCCTAACACTGGTGCCCTCGCAAATAACGCACTTGCCACTCAATTACAAACGGTAGCAAGAATCATCGCGGGTCGAAACGCGCTTGGCGCAAAACGCCAAGTATTTTTCGTCAGTATGGGTGGTTTCGATACACATGATTTCCAAAAAACTGCGCAGGCAGATTTGTTAGCCCGCCTATCTCATGCAATCAATTATTTCGATGGCGTAATGGGAAATTTGATGGGAACTGACTTACGCAATCAAGTCACCTTATTCACCGCGTCCGATTTCGGTCGCACTTTCACCAGCAACGGAGATGGCACAGATCATGGTTGGGGCTCACACCACTTTATTGTTGGCGGAGCTGTCAAAGGCGGCAATATTTATGGCACGTTCCCGGTCACGGGATTAAAACACGCCGAAGACGTTGGCTCTGGCAGTCTGCTACCACAATTTTCGGTTGATCAGTATGGCGCGACATTGGCGACCTGGTTTGGACTGACTCCGACACAAATCAGTGACGTGTTTCCAAACATTGGCAATTTTGCGACTCGCAATCTCGGATTCATTTAGGCGCCATAAGGATCATCCGTCGCCCATGTTATTCGTCATCAGATTTCACGATAAACCAGAAACACAAGAGATTCGAAAGGCTCTTTTACCATCCCACCTGGCATGGTTAGATCAACATAAGGAATCCATTCTGGTCGGAGGCTCTCTCCGCGTCAGTCCCGAGCAATCACCTGTTGGAGGCTTATGGATTGCGCAAGCTCAATGCAAGGAAGAATTGATGGCGCTGATCGAGAGTGATCCGTTTTGGATTGCAGATCTACGCCTATCTGTAGAGATCTTACATTGGTCGAAAGCATTTGATGATCGCCAAGTACTGGTATGAGGACGCAGCAAGGCAGGTGTTTCCACAAAACTTCATTCGTTGACGAAAAAAAACCTCAAAATAAATTTGAGGTTTTTTATTTTTCGACCTAGGAAACTGATTAGGTTTTCGGAAGCGTCACGCCAACCTGCCCTTGATATTTACCGCCACGATCTTTGTAAGACGTTTCACACAATTCATCGCCTTCGAAGAAGAGGACTTGTGCGCAGCCCTCGCCTGCATAAATCTTCGCTGGCAACGGT encodes the following:
- a CDS encoding DUF1501 domain-containing protein gives rise to the protein MSKLNVSRREFLRLSSMLGSASALGVATPFALNLATMGSAAAQGNVSDYKAIVCLFMYGANDHANTVLATDTTSWTQYTTVRTTAEAGSIALPAVGTNGGVLPITPSTPQVGRSFGLHPSLTDLKTLFDNKRAAIIANVGPLIVPTTLTQYQKATVPLPPKLFSHNDQQSLWQAYAPEGASYGWGGRMGDLLAANNSNPIFTAISTSGNAVFLSGRNIIQYQVSASGATPITGLSGTLYGSSTAGSTLRSVITGDTANYFQKEHAAVTNRAINAQALLGPSMAVAGPNGVPNPGQYTNPNTGALANNALATQLQTVARIIAGRNALGAKRQVFFVSMGGFDTHDFQKTAQADLLARLSHAINYFDGVMGNLMGTDLRNQVTLFTASDFGRTFTSNGDGTDHGWGSHHFIVGGAVKGGNIYGTFPVTGLKHAEDVGSGSLLPQFSVDQYGATLATWFGLTPTQISDVFPNIGNFATRNLGFI
- a CDS encoding YciI family protein — encoded protein: MLFVIRFHDKPETQEIRKALLPSHLAWLDQHKESILVGGSLRVSPEQSPVGGLWIAQAQCKEELMALIESDPFWIADLRLSVEILHWSKAFDDRQVLV